The Alnus glutinosa chromosome 3, dhAlnGlut1.1, whole genome shotgun sequence nucleotide sequence atggcaaataacattttatatatgcAATTATAGTAAACAGATAATAAGTACTAAATAATCATCATTTGGCATTTGCTTATAGCTTTTAGCTATCAAGCTTGCCTTGTACTTATCTATCATATCATCCAGTTTAAGCTTCTTCTTAAACATCTAGTTACAACCAAGTGATTTGGTTGAAGGAGGTAActcaataaattttaaatatggTTAGACATAATTTATTCCAATTCATTATTTATAGCTTCTAATCAAAACAAATGCATCAAATAGATTTAATTGCTTCACAATAACATGTTGGATCATCATTAACAATATAAGCAATATAATTATTACcgaaattcatttcttttctagcTCGCTTGCTTCTTCTCAATTCTTACAAATCATCAATGAATTTATTAGAAGCAACAAATGATTTATGCAAtaacttttccttatttttcaaaataaatacatgctcaagaaaaacaacattttttagattaaataatagtaTTGTAATCTAAAACGTCACTTTTGATAGTAGGTAATCTATAGCATGAATTACTGCAAGCATAACCAACAAATTCACAATCACAAATTCTAGAATCAAGTTTCCTTATTTTAGGCTCAGTCAACATAACCTTTGCCAAACACCCCCACACTTTGAGGTATTCCAAGGTAGACTTAAtatctttctaaaaaaattcataagaagttttaataattttcttatGAAGCACTTTATTGTAAATGTAACAAGCCGAAAATTGGCTTCCCCCACGTATTGCTAGATAGCCCAAAACTAACAACTGTAGCATTCATAATTTATTCTCATTCGCTTGATGTAGTCAAGATTTACATGTACAAATCTATTATaccaaatattaatgaataaaccaactaaaaacaggaaaaaaaatttccattaATAGCACACAAGTGCTATAAGAAATGTGACTTCCATGAGCCAATCGTTCTCTAAGTAcgatctatcattttttttttcttttatatcaaTCACTACTTGTGATTTTGTAAGGAACTTCACTAAATAATTGTTACTGCTTGTAACAATTTTTCCAAGTTTTaccaagataaaaaaaatattttcaacttaAGCCACAGTAAACATGCAGAGTATTAGGCTCAACCATATAGTAATCAACTATTACTTGCTCTTTGTTATAAATATGCCATTGTTATCAATCTTACGATATGATAAATTCTCAGATGTTAAATGAGCTCTAACAGGAACATCAAtcatcacatatattttattcCTAATCAGCATGTTAGGAAAATTGAAAGTTAAATGatatagataaaaaattaagggaaaacttcaatttaccctcatgaagttgtcaccaattTGTAATTCTACCACcgatgtttcaattttgttaattgcaccccattaagtataaaaaattttcaatttagggaatCCGTCCAAATCGACCGTCTGAATTAACGAAATTTGTCTCACGTGCCGTTCACGTGCCTGTTAGTGATGTAAACGGACGAGAATGCCCTCATTTTTTTAGCCgttcttttttctcaaataaCTATAGAACCCAACCCGTTTCCCTCTCGTGCCCTTATTTCATACTGAGAGATTAAGAGAGGATAGATGCAATAACCAACTCCAATGGGGATTCAAAGGAGAGGATAGATGCAAGCTCGGAGTCCACCCAGACTGTTGCATTGTTTTCACGGCAACGAATATGCTACTGCGAGCGGCCTATGAACGTGAAAATGGCACACACCAGAAAAAATTTCGGAAGAAGGTTTATGGGTTGTGAAAATTGGAAGGCAAGTGCTAATTATTCTCTTcaattttagggtttcattataCATTTGGGTGATCAAAAAATTGTAGggttttttgtgtgttttttccaAGCTTATAGTAtgattttgtttagggtttataaAACTGAGTTAATCACTTTAGGGTTCAAAATTTTAGGGTTTCGtctttgttgaaatttttaaagtgtttgtaaaaataattaaagaatgtGATATGGGTTTTTGATACTGCAATAGTATTGGCTTTGTCATCTCAATTATGTTTCACTTGTGCTGAAATATTGAACCTTGATATGTAGATGAACCTAGTATGTCAacttttgaaatttgatttgtgttgttttttggcAGATTAATAGGGATTGTGGTTTCTTTGAGtgggttgatcccaaaatgtgtGAACATGGTAAGAGAGTTGTTGATCGATTGTTTGAGTGGCATGAAGGTTTGGTGGCAGAAGCTAAACGATGTGAAGGCATGGTTGAAGTAAAAGTTGGGAAGGTGAAGGCCGAAATGGAGAAACAAGTTGAGGTTGTGAAGACTGAAAATCTTCAATATCGTAAAGAAATCGAAATTTTGGATATCAAACATGgagcaatgaagaagaattaccATACAATGCTTGTGTGTTCATGGATTATGTTTGCACTGTGCTTTTTCTTCGGATATGCAGCCCAAAACCAGCAGGGTAGTACAATTGGTCGTTTGAGGTTGCTATGATGGATGCAAGCGTGGAACAGTGCATGTTTTTTGTTGAAAGTTGTTTTGTGTTGCGATGTATTAAGTTGGAACATGTTGTGGTATCAAACACTCACAAATTTTTGAAGTAATGTGTCAAGTTGTTTTGTGATCAATATGTATGTCAACTGaattattttgaaagaaatcCGATTGTGCTGTATGCCATCTAATTGGTTATAGTGGCCTAAtaactttatttagtttaaataaaacTGCTCAAATACATTCTCTGATTCACCTCTATTATtgagaaaaatgaatatataaatttacAGCAAAATACATTCTCTAATTCACCTCTTTATTCCAAACGGCGAGATcttgaaacaaatattttttttaaatttaatggaGTGAAATCTCTCTATCTCAGCATTGATCACGCAACAAAAGCAACCTCACCCTATCGCTATTATATGAGGAATTTGATAGAGACATCTCCTAAGAAATCGGCAAATTCTTATCACAAAGGGATACGATGTAAACCATCTGTCCCATTTACAAACCAACGCACAATATCAGACACTCATTTATCATGGTCCCAAAAATGGGGAGCCAAGAGCCATGGACTGGATGTGACTAATACAACGTTTTCAGCCCctcaacgttttttttttttttgtttgttaaagagaaagaaaagaaaattcctctaaaaagcattaacaaacacaGATTGTCAACGGTGCAAAATGTAAAAACAATTTCACCCTTTCATATTATTTCTTCTGAAAATATATAAGTTGGAACACCTAAGCATTTTTTAGAAAGTGCAAAGTTGGTGCTGAAGATCTATCTACACCAATACAAGTTAAATACGTCGATGATCTCACGCCCCAAAATGGGATACAgaatgaaaaaggaaagaaagacaGAATGGCATAATATCAATTCCACTTCactgaaaaaaaatactgaCTTTAACACACTAAGGCTGGAACTATAGAAAAGTAACAAAGGGACAATACATGCACCCTGCACAAAGTCATCAGAATTGCTTATTCACCCAAATGAGTGCCACTATGAGAACATTCCCACGCTCTCCATTTAAGAGCCATGGACTGGATGTCACTTTCAAAGCACACAAACTGGGCACATAAATGATATGTGTTACACAAACTGCGCGCATAAATTTCTGTACATTCCAAGTGCATGTCAAAATCGCAAACATTCCAACTACATTTAAAGTGCAAAAAACAATCCAACTACATATGCGTGTCAAAAGACCAACATTCCAACTACATTTAAAGTGCAAAAAACAATCCAACTACATATGCATGTCAAAAGACCAACATTCCAACTACATTTAAAGTGCAAATGCTTGACACAAATGCAAAAACAAATTCAACTACCTAACATGTGCATTAAACAAAAGACCAACTACACACTAGACCAACATTTAAAGTGTTGTTCATaaaaaaactttcaaaggaTTGTCTATGAAATTATATCTTCAAATCTGGCTtccttctcttccttttctcttcagCAATTTCAATTGCTTTTTCAACGGTTACAACTATACGTTTGCCTTTGGTTGCCGTATCAGCAGTTGGATTTGCACCACCTCTTGATGCTGCCCCACTAGTTCCACGACCTCTGAATGCATGTCCACCTCGGGTTGCTGTCCCACCTCTTGATGCTGCCCCACTAGTTCCACCACCTCTGAATGCATGTCCACCTCGGGTTGCTGCCCCAGCTCTTGATGCTGCCCCACTAGTTCCACCACCTCTGAATGCATGTCCACCTCGGGTTGCTGCCCCACCTCTGATTGCATGTCCACCTTGGGTTGCTGCACCTCCTCTTGCTGCTGCCCCACCTCTGATTGCATGTCCACCTCCGGTTGCTGCACCTCCTATTGTTGCTGTCCCACTATCTGACCCACTCCCAGTTAGATCAATATGTATGGTGGGTTTGGATGCAGTGGTCCGAAAAATACTCTTGATCCTTTCGGACTGTCGAGTCCTTGAACCCTTACACCAATAACAAAACACAACAGCATTTATGTAAGCATACTATACaaaggaaaaaactaaaaaaaaaaaaaaaaaaaaaacaccatagAAATCAATGATGCCCCCCGATGCTAGTACATTTAGATTGGCACCACCTCTGGTTTTGGGATGTGTACGAATGCTGGAGCTAGTACTTTGTGTCTGCACAGGGTCAATAGCAAAATGTGTGAGCCAATCAGTTTGCATGTACTACACAATAACAACAAGGATAATAAGACCAATAGCAAAACTCACACTTGCTGGAGGTGGGGTAGGCAACTCTTGACTTAATTGACTCATACTCATTGGACATGCCCTTTTATTATGCCCTTTTCCCTTGCACTTAGAACATGTCATCCTTGCTCCAAACTTCCTAATTCTGAATTTATTTTGCGGATCCCTACTTTCATTAACTCCCCTTTTTCTTAACTTCTTTGGTCTACCTAGGGTCACTCTAGCCACTGGGGGTTCCAACTCCTCATGCTGGGTTTTTATCCATTGCTCCTCACTGGGCATTGGATATATAATTGGCTCGTATGCTTTCTTGTACATCTCCAAAGAATAGAAGTCATGAACATAGTCTGTTGCATCCTTACAACTATGTCGTATAGCAGCACATGCATGCACACATGGGATTCCAGTCATTTGCCAAACCCTACAGCCACATGTTCTTCTCCTCATGTTCACCACAAATTGTTTGCCAGTTGGACCACTCACTTCAAACATGTCATCACCAGCATATAGGGCAACACAGTCCATTGATTCATACACTAATGCCTCcaacttctttgcaattttaggAGTTATCTTTCCAGTCAGCTTTTGAATGCCCTCCCTCTTAGCTTGATATCTCCGCATCAATTTTCTCCTTATCATCTCCAGCATGGTCAAGATAGGCTTATCACGAGCCTTTAAAATGTATGAGTTAAAACATCACAAATGTTGTTCTGCAGAAGGTCAGACTTTGTATCCTCAGTAAACCATGCTCTGGACCATACACTTGGGTCAATTTTGTGCAAGTACTCAAAGGCATCATTGTTCATATTCTTCAGCTCATCCATTACACTCATAAAATCTCCTTCAGTGTATGCAGAAGCTGCAGCCCATAACTTCTGTTTCAAGGCCACTCCTCGATGCCCCCCGATGTCCCTAAAGTTGGCATACAAATGCCTGACACAAATCCTATGGTCTACATTTGGGATGACCACCTCAAATGCTGGCATTAGCCCctacaaaaattataacaatatATTACATTAAGATTGTACAACATTgtaaattaacaataaaaaatgaatgaagtGTAATCATGTACCATAACTTACTTTCTGTCGATCTGAAATAAATGTTGGCCTGCTATGCTGCTCATGGTTTCCAAGATCGGATACTAAGGTTTCCAAAAACCATATCCAACTGTCCTTGGTCTCAGCTTCGACTACAGCATAGGCAATTGGATACATATTATCATTCGCATCTCGTCCAACAGCAGCTAGGAGTTGCCCCTTAAATGGACCTTTAAGGAAGCACCCATCCACCCCTATAACAGGTCTACATCCTTCTAGAAAGCCTTTCTTCATGGCAGCCAGGGAACAATACATTCTTAAAAACTTTGGATTGACCTCAAGCATTGGCCTATCCACTTTCATCACAACACAACTTCCCGGGTTGGTTGATCTCAATGTCTCACAATAGTCCCACAACTTCACATATTGAAGCTCatgctttccaaaaatttttCTATTAGCCTTTGTTCTTGCCCTATACATCATGCTTGGATTTACATCCACCCTCCACCTTTCTTTCACTTCATTCTGAATCGCACCCAAAGGCATGTTAGGCTGAACtctaaacttgtctatgagtttgtCAGCAATCCAAGTGGATGTGACAATTGAGTTCTTAAATTGCCTGCAACACAAATGTTCACTTTGCATAGACCTTATCTGAAATGTCTCTTCATCAGGCAGCTTTCTGGCATATACTCTATAATTACAATTTGGTTCCTTACACACAACTATACACTTTTGTCTCTCATTCCTTTTAAATGTGATGTCCTTCCCCCTTTTAAGATTAAACATCCTAATAGCCTCCCTAAATGTCCGTATATCTGGGAATTTCATCTCTAGTTCCAAAACTGGATCTACCATGTCAACTGAATGGAACTCAGGCCCTGGAGAAGAGGTTATTTCACATTCTTCATCACTAGGTACTGGTGAGACAAGAATGTCACTTCTACCCATATCAGAGTTATAGTCATCATCaacatcttcatcaacatcttCATATGTCATTTGGTCAGCTTCAGTGTGGTCCCCATCTTCACTATCATTATCACTACCCTCTTTACTACTCTCTTCACTACTCTCAACCCTATGATTATCAGGTTGTACATTAGATGGTCCAGCACCCGCACCAACATCAACATCAAATAAGTCTTCATCTTCACTTAACTTATCTGCCCACCAAGGATCATCAAAATTAACCCTCCCTCCGTATTCATCATCGTCTTCACTATCCTCTTCACCACCCCCTTCATTCCCAAAAGACACAATGTATAATTCCAATATTACACGCCCAGTATGGCAAGCAGACAGTGAAAGTACATCATGGTCTGAAGTAATTAAATACAAGCCATCAACAAGATTCTTCCCAGGAtctttaaaatacattaaatccCCTGGCCTATACCCATATTTCTTACATATaccttcaatttcaaaatatgataatttatCAAGGTCAACCTTCTCGTGATGCACTTCAACTTCACCACCTACATACACACAACCAAACCTCCGATCGAACCTACCCCCATAATGAACCTCAACCACCAATTCACTACTTCCCATCCTATGAGGTCAATGATATAAAACACAATAAGTCACATATATAGTGGAATTAAATAAAAGGGAAGAGTCTTGATAACatcaaccaatatatatatgcataccaAATCCTATGGGGACCACTTACAGTTTTTACACCCACATGTCACcaaccaacaaaacacaaagCACTTTAATTTTGAAGCAGCTAAAACAAGAGTCTTGATAACATCAActaatatatatgcatacaaaATCCTATGGGGACCACTTACAGTTTTTACACCCACATGTCACcaaccaacaaaacacaaagCACTTTAATTTTGAAGCAGCTAAAACAAGAGTCTTGATAACATCAActaatatatatgcatacaaaATCCTATGGGGACCACCTACGGATTTTACACCCACATGTAACCAACCAAAGCAAAACACAAAGCATCACATGTCTAACAAAAACCAAACACATAGACTCAGTAAAGGCAAAGCACATGGACCCAACACCACAGAAATTCGTAGCTgtataaaccctaaacaaaacaCACGGACCCACGGACCCAATAAGTGAAACCAACTTTCGACCTTGAAAAAGACACCCAATCATTGAAAGCAAAATCTGCAACTAAAAGAAAGGCATAATAAACTAACTTCAAAAGGAATTTGATATTCCATAACAAAATACGACAGAATCTCAAATtgcacaaaaccctaatttgaaaagATGAGTCATTTAACATACCTTGGAAATTAACACCACTTCGATTTAATCACGAAACTTTCCCCAACATTGTCGATTGTCGTTTTGCTAGTTGAAGAAAACCCACACAGGAAGGCGAAATCACGAAGGCTGAAAGGAACACGGATAAGGTGTGTATAAACCCTAAAGAAGACGACGAACGGGTCTGTGCTTTTCGGCTCCAACTTTTAAAAATGATGacttttgttcatcttttttcATACAAGTGTAAAAGACACATGTGCGTTGAGAAGTAGGGCATTCTCGTCCGTTTACATCACTAACAGGCACGTGAACGGCACGTGAGACAAATTTCGTTAATTCAAACGGTCGATTTGGACGGattccctaaattgaaaattttttatacttaatggggtgcaattaacaaaattgaaacatcggtggtagaattgcaaattggtgacaacttcatgggggtaaattgaagttttcccaaaaaTTAATTAGCAAATACTTTTAAAGTATTTATGCTAATCTAGCATTCCATAGCTAACATAAGTGATATgtgctatttcttttttttttttttcaaatagatCAATCAACATATGCCGCTTATTAGATACAATAttcatatattataatttttcatcAACTTTAATTCAATCAAGGACCACCTTCATCacttgatttttcttctttaataaatgaaattgtatatcatgtttaaaaaaaatcaaagcataTGAAACATAATTTAATAACTCACAGCGGAGCCAACGGTTTTACTTCAAGATCCTCCAAAATATGTTAAGTCACCACACACCAACTGGGTGTCATAAAAGACGATCAATTCAGCATGCACTCTAGTCTGCAATAATCTTCAGCAAAATGGTATTCTTTGCACACAATTAgcaatgtttatttttcttttacaacataaataatcattcacattTGTTATAATTAATCGATGTGAATGTTCTCCAACAAACTCAGCACAACAAAATAGAAATTGCTAAGTTCTAAAAATCTATAAAAGTCTCAACTTTTATTGTAAGATTCGTGACCTAACACAAAAAGATTATTTGACAagcaaattaaataatacaaatttgagttcaaataattgaaaaattctttttgtcaaaaatattttcacttccAATATCTACAAATGAAATCAAGCTTTTCTTCTGACAAATAAatcagataaattttttttcccaacagAGTCTTCATCTTTTCAACCACTAATTGATTTCATCTTTCTTGTATGCGAATTGCATACTACAAACTCCAATTGTATTTGACTTCTCATAAGTTCAAATACCATTGTTATcaccttaatcaaaatatttgtgCAACCATCAACGTAAATCAACCTTTAAGATTTAAATACAACAATATTAAACCTTAATAATGAAATAGCTAGCAGAAGATAACTAACTAAATTCATTCACTAGTATTTCTCAGCAATTTGTTGGAGAGAAAGGCAAAGTTCATTGGGTTTTGAAAGCATGATCATGTGGTCAGCTCCTGCGATCGATTTCACTTCTTTGGGTGGGCTCTTCTCAATCATCCATCGCTGAAAATCTTCCTTTAGCAGCTCATCTTTATCGCACACTATATAAACCCGACTTACTGACCCGAATTTTTCTTCTGTCAGCAGAGATTCCATTGCCAAGTCTTGCAAGAATAACTTACTTGGCTTCACCAACATTTTGGCTAATTCCAAATCCTGCATTCAATAATTTAATACACCCGTTAAAATCTTTTGATGTTCTTAGCTATCAACTCTAAGGGTGATAATTCGTGTTCGTGTGTTGGATTTGAGTCGTGTTAAGGCTtgaatataaaactatataaatcaattagCTCTAATTCGGCCTATTTAACTAAATAGGTTAAACCATCCCTCAACAGCTCGATTAGGGTGTATATGCGAGTGAATATTAACCCCTCACATCCGTTATCCGATATCTACACATACGAATACGGATGCGGTTAGCAAAAACCACTATCCGCATATTCGAATGCGGATAGCGGTTTTAAATTATACAAATATGGTTATAAACCGCATCCGcgtaccctttatatataatatatatttcttatatatattatatttaataaattcaccaaaacaacattgttttggtgtttaataccaaaataatgtcgttttggattagatataggttatgtttacattgtttTGGTTGGTTGTGTTGCTTTCTCATATAATACTtgggcaaaaagacaaaataatatgaaatcaatatattttcaaaaaattcgggcttaaaaaaaaaattaaacaatcttaaaacactaaaaatcggcctaaattatttaaaataaattttaataaagacCCGAAGAAAGcctaaatgattaaaataagtCCAAAAGGCTCATTACATAATATGCTGATTATAGATAATAACTGCGCGGATGCGgttagtaaaaaataatgagaataTTGCAAATTAATAATCGCATCCGTATTTGCATGTCCTTACGGCTTAACTCTAATTCACTAATTTCGTGTGTCTAGTTTGCGAATAGGGTAAAAATTGTCAAACCCTAGTCGATCAGCTCATGTGAAGTTGCTTACGGCACTCACCTGCGCTTGGCAGTGTTGGTAGATATTGGCTGCCATGAAATTCGGTCCACATATTGCCCAAGTTGGTGGGTTTTCTGGTCCATGATCGAAGGAGAAGTACAAATCCAACAGGGACTCCTTGGGGGTTCTCTCAAAAAACTGGTTTCAAAaagccaccaaaaaaaaaatcttatttgacgaaatttttttttttcccctcttttctaaaataaaaatattaataaacaactcaaaacacaatacatttacaatatactcaaaaacaattttcacactttctaaaaaaaaaaaacatttaaaaaaattaaaaacggAGTATTATGCTAAATATCATGTTTTTTTCCATATACAAGACTACAAGTTACTGCTAAAATATTGTGAAAGCAGCCAGATTAATTAATGTTGGAGATTCATGTCGATCTGTGCAAGGTTTTACATTGTGAGTACTTTGGTGTCTAAAGAAGCTAGGACTACTCTACCTCTTGCACCAGAGTAGCCGGTGGAAATATAATATTTGGCATAAAGGCTGTGACAAAAACTGCCACTAAGATCTTATCTGGGAAACTCTCCATGGCTAGGGAAATGCCCATGCCTCCATAACTGTGACCCACCAAAATTACCCGCTCGTCGTGTGGTAGAGAAGCTATGGAATCCATCAACGGTTGTAGCGAATCAGAAATGGAATATACCTCATCTAGCCGCCTAGGGTCGACTCCGCTAGAACCAAGGTCCAGGGCGGTGACACGGTGACCAGCTGATTTGAGCAGCGTGGCAACCTTGTACCAGCACCATGCTCCATGGCAAATTCCATGAACCAGAACAAAGTGCTTCGAATTCACCATTTTAATTTCCTTGCGGCTTGCAGTTtgctattcttttatttggtgtAAAAGGAGGCTCCTTTTGGCTTTTAAGGAGTCCGACGACACAAATTTAgattaaatatagaaaatataaaaatataacatagGGAAAAGTATACAGTAactttctaatttttgtttaggttttatttatttatttattatcatttttcaaatttataaggttgtttttgtcttattgaacaTGGTTTAGGGACAAAAAGACCTTGAGAGAATTGGTAGTTTGACAGAAACGTAACAATGTGAAGGTTGTTTGAAAgagaaatatgtattttttcctataaaatatatatatgtaaaatataaaaaacctaAACCAGAGAAAGAGTTCACAGAATTTAAGGTAATTTGGCTTAAAGGCCCACGTATATATCTACTTTTAGAGAGTGTTTGAGAGATCAGCTACATCTTGACCTTATTAACTTGTTCCATAATATagtaaaaatttatatttataggctatataGATGTACAGTACAAAGAATGTAAATCTCGTgataatgatcaaatttctgTCATCATGATATAATGAGTAAATTTTGTTATCATATGGTAaagaaattatataatttaagtAGAGAAATAATTAAGTCTAAATAATTCATTCAAGAAACTTTACAAACATTTTACAACGGCGGTTTAATATTTTGGAATTACGTACCAAGTGGCGTCTGCACTTttgtcatcatttttttttttttttttgtctacctTATCATCATTGGACTTGCTTTTGAGAATACTATTGTCTTTAATAATTTGATGCGATACATTTAATTATTGTGTTTATTTGTTGTATTATCTCCTTctgtttatttatgttttggtgtttggcCCTTATGATTCAATATATTTGTCAAATCACTTTTAATGGTGGCTTCGGCTTTATGGCATCCGTGCCTCGAGTCAAAGGACCCGCATCTTCGAAAGTATTATTCCCGCGTACTTACATCCATAGTTTAAATTTTGAGTTCCTCAAGCTCTTTTATATttgtggtttttattttttgttgtgatCGGTTTCTgttgtagatatatatatatatatatattagagcaTTCTTAGCAGGAcctctattttaaatttttcaataaaatttagtgaaattttttttttaaaaaaaatctatttcaacaaattctctattttagctCTTGTCAAAATTCCACTTtaaatttggctcacaaatttcatgagctattTAACTTGTAATCATTTCTCTATCAtttcactttttactttttatttctcctcatttgttaggagtggtAGATTAA carries:
- the LOC133864104 gene encoding methyl jasmonate esterase 1-like isoform X2, which codes for MVNSKHFVLVHGICHGAWCWYKVATLLKSAGHRVTALDLGSSGVDPRRLDEVYSISDSLQPLMDSIASLPHDERVILVGHSYGGMGISLAMESFPDKILVAVFVTAFMPNIIFPPATLVQEDLELAKMLVKPSKLFLQDLAMESLLTEEKFGSVSRVYIVCDKDELLKEDFQRWMIEKSPPKEVKSIAGADHMIMLSKPNELCLSLQQIAEKY
- the LOC133864104 gene encoding methylesterase 10-like isoform X1; amino-acid sequence: MVNSKHFVLVHGICHGAWCWYKVATLLKSAGHRVTALDLGSSGVDPRRLDEVYSISDSLQPLMDSIASLPHDERVILVGHSYGGMGISLAMESFPDKILVAVFVTAFMPNIIFPPATLVQEFFERTPKESLLDLYFSFDHGPENPPTWAICGPNFMAANIYQHCQAQDLELAKMLVKPSKLFLQDLAMESLLTEEKFGSVSRVYIVCDKDELLKEDFQRWMIEKSPPKEVKSIAGADHMIMLSKPNELCLSLQQIAEKY